A window from Temnothorax longispinosus isolate EJ_2023e chromosome 1, Tlon_JGU_v1, whole genome shotgun sequence encodes these proteins:
- the Svip gene encoding uncharacterized protein Svip, protein MGNCCGSCYKGSSSYEDLTPDRETIRRKQAEAAEKRIAEQQQRGIKDIESVKRQQRRALELEKREQEAAASGTQPTLRWQVQ, encoded by the exons ATGGGTAACTGTTGCGGCTCCTGTTACAAGGGATCGTCGTCGTACGAGGATCTCACTCCCGATCGG GAAACAATACGTAGAAAACAGGCGGAGGCAGCTGAGAAGAGGATAGCCGAGCAACAGCAACGGGGCATAAAGGATATAGAGTCTGTCAAGAGGCAACAGCGACGGGCGTTGGAACTCGAGAAGCGAGAACAGGAAGCCGCCGCCAGCGGCACGCAGCCTACGCTACGA TGGCAGGTGCAATAA